The region TGGGTGGGATTATTTTGTAATGCTTGATAAGCATCTTGGGCTTTTTGTTTAACTTCTGTTTGGGCTTCCTCATCAGCATCTTTAGGGAAGGCAAACAAAATATGAGCTACTCGCCACTGAGCTGGATTTAGGAAGTTATTTTTATTCTCATTGTAGTAACGCTTAATATCTTCATCACTTACCGCAATGTTCTCACGCAATTTTTGGGCTGACAATCGTATATAATCAACAGTCACTTTTTCAGGCGCTATAAATTGCTCTGGATTCTTTTCATAGTAACTAGCAATTTGATCGTCTGTAATATCCTTTTTATCGATAAAGGATGAGGCAGGAATTTGGAGATAATCATAATCTCGGGTTTGCATATACAATTTAACAAAACGCTTAATTTCTGCTGGAATTGCAAAAGCACTACCAATAAATGCAAAGCGCTGTTGATTTAACAACATACCTTGTCTAACTTCTTTTTGGAAAGACGCTGGCGTAAACATAGCACCATTTAAAGCAAGTTGGTAACGCTCGGCAGAAAAACGACCGTCTTGCTGAAACTGAGGAATACTTACAATAGCAGCATCTGCTTGAGCTAAACTTACATCAAAACCATTTGTTTTGGCTGCTTGTAAACTAACTTCGTTAGCAACCATATTATCTAAAACTTGTTTCTTTAGAGCTGCTTCACTGGCTGCAGTTATTTGCGCAGGATCACGTTGCTGACGTGCTCTGCGGTAATTTACTTCAAAAGCTTGTTTACTGATAGGCTCACCGTTTACAGACACCTCCGCGTCAGAGACATGGCGCGACTGCATATAATAATCGAGGCCAAAAAGAGTGAAGGTTACTGCTATCAGAATAATAACTACCCAAGCTATAACACCTTGTATGCGTTCATTTAGCTTCTGCAACATATTCTAGAGTTCCATAATTGATACAAACATTAGGTGTCTGCCTTTATGCTCACCTTTAATTATAAAAATAATTCATTAACAATCTATACCGTCTCATACTAAGCTTTATAATGCGTTGAAATTCATGTAGCTTCAATCATGCATTATTCAGACATTCATTCGCCTTAATTACTTGTGCTTTATCTAAAACTTAATGGTTAACGCTATATTTTGATGAATTCCTTTTCTACCTTATTAGTACTTGTAATTGAGTTAAAATACAATGTTAAAACTCAAAAAAATAATAAATTATTAAGAAAATTAAAGTAAGCGTAGCAGGTAAAAAAAACGCGCCCTTGGGCGCGTTTATTTGGCGGAGTGGACGGGGCTCGAACCCGCGACCCCCGGCGTGACAGGCCGGTATTCTAACCAACTGAACTACCACTCCAATTCTTGGTGGGTGCTGTAGGGATCGAACCTACGACCCTCGCCTTGTAAGGGCGATGCTCTCCCAGCTGAGCTAAGCACCCAGTAAATCACGCTTCCTGTACAGCTTCTTTGAGAGATTTACCAGCTTTAAACCTGGCTACTCGAGATGCTTTAATCTTAATCTTTTCACCCGTTTGTGGGTTTCTACCTTCTCTTTCGGAACGATTACCAGTTGAGAAAGAGCCAAATCCTGGTAAAACAACTTGGTCACCGCTCTTTAGCGCGTCAGTAACAGTTTCCATAAACATTTCAAGAACTCGACTTGTATCAGCTTTTGTTAAGCCTGTACCGCTAGCAATTGCATCTACCAATTCACTCTTATTCATCGTTTCCCCTATCCAGTTATTCATCCTTTTCTCGAAGGATTGATTTAATCAAAATCATCACCTTCAGTCAAGCAGTCACATCCTTGGAACTCCACTGGCATGCTAGTCATATCAGTGGCAACGGTGTGAAATATACCCCGTATTAATGAGCCTGTAAATCATTATTTTCACTTTTTTTGAGAGTTTTTACTTCGTCTGTGCTATTTTCATCCAAACCACCCTCTCTTTGGAAAGGATTCGCGCTCAGAGCGATTTCTAGGACCTGATCAATTGTTTTTACAGGATGTACTTTCAGCTTGCGAAGTACATTATCTGGAATCTCATCAAGGTCTTTTTTATTCTCTTCTGGGATAATGACATGTTTAATACCACCCCGGTGCGCAGCTAATAATTTCTCTTTTAGTCCGCCAATAGGTAATACTTGGCCACGCAACGTAATTTCCCCGGTCATCGCTACATCAGCACGCACAGGAATTTGTGTTAAAACAGAGACAAGGGCCGTACACATACCAATACCAGCACTAGGACCATCTTTTGGCGTAGCACCTTCGGGAACATGAATATGGAAGTCTTTTTTATCATAAAAATCATCTGTAATATGCAATGATTTCGAACGACCGCGCACAACAGTCATTGCTGCCTGTATAGATTCCTGCATAACCTCGCCTAATTGGCCAGTATGAGTCACTTTACCCTTACCTGTCATCATCGAGGCTTCAATAATTAATAATTCGCCACCAACGCTTGTCCATGCTAGACCCGTTACTTGACCAACCTGATCGTATTGCTCAGCAAGTCCATAGCGGAATTTCTTTATACCAAGATATTTTTCGATATTGTTTCGGGTAACAACCACTTTTTTAGTACGTTTACTGGTTAAAATTTCTTTAACAACTTTACGACAAATACTGGCAACTTCACGCTCGAGGTTTCGTACCCCTGCCTCCCGAGTATAATGACGAATAATTTCATGAATTGCCCCTTCACTAATCGTTATTTCATCATTCTTTAACCCGTTTAGCATGATTTGCTTGGGTACTAAGTAGGTTACCGCAATATTTACTTTCTCATCCTCGGTATAACCTGGCAGTCGGATTACTTCCATTCTGTCTAATAGCGGTGCTGGAATTTCTAAAGAATTGGCAGTCGCAATAAACATGACATCACTTAGATCATAATCCACCTCTAAATAATGATCACTAAAGGTATGATTTTGCTCTGGATCAAGCACTTCTAATAACGCTGAAGCCGGATCTCCTCTAAAATCCATTGCCATTTTATCAACTTCGTCAAGCATAATTAAAGGATTTTTCACCCCAGCTTTACAAAGCTTTTGAATAATTTTACCAGGCATAGAACCAATATAGGTACGGCGGTGGCCACGTATTTCAGCCTCATCACGCACGCCCCCAAGCGCAATGCGAATAAACGTTCTACCTGTGGCATTAGCAATAGATTGACCTAGAGATGTTTTACCTACTCCTGGCGGCCCAACTAGACATAAAATAGGCCCTTTAATGCGTTTTACCCGTTGCTGAACGGCTAGGTATTCAGTAATCCGTTCTTTAACTTTTTCAAGGCCATAATGTTCTTTATCAAGCAATTTTTCTGCTTTTTCTAAATCAAATTGAATCTTATTTTTTTTCCGCCACGGCACACATAACATCCAGTCTAGATAATTGCGAATCACTGTCGCTTCCGCGGACATAGGCGACATCATTTTTAATTTTTGCAATTCTGATAAGGCTTTTTCTTTGGCTTCTTTAGGCATACCCGCTTTATTAATAGCGTTTTCCATCTGCTCAACTTCATTACCTTCTTCACCGCCAAGTTCGCCCAATTCTTTTTGAATGGCTTTCATTTGTTCATTAAGATAATACTCACGCTGGCTCTTTTCCATTTGTCTTTTAACACGGCCACGTACGCGTTTTTCAACATGCAACAAATCAATTTCGCCTTCAAGAGCTGCCATTAAACGCTCAAGCCGCGAACCTACGTCTGTAATCTCTAAAACTTCCTGTTTATCTTCTACTTTTAAACTTAAGTGCGCAGCGATGTTATCTGCTAATCGTCCTGGTTCTTCAATGCTGGCAAGGGAGCCCAATACTTCAGGCGGTATTTTTTTATTTAATTTAATATACTGCTCAAATTGAGACATTAAAGAGCGCATTATTATTTCAATTTCTTGCTGCGTTAATGCGGTATTAACATCCTCTACAGGCTCTAAATATGCTTCTAGGTAGCCTTTTTCTTGTGAATATTGCGTTGCATAGGCTCGTCTTTCCCCTTCCACTAACACTTTAACCGTTCCATCTGGCAGCTTTAATAATTGCAAGACACTGGAAACAGTGCCAACGGTATAAACATCATTAGCTGACGGGTCATCATTCGATGACTTGCGTTG is a window of Legionella busanensis DNA encoding:
- a CDS encoding HU family DNA-binding protein; this encodes MNKSELVDAIASGTGLTKADTSRVLEMFMETVTDALKSGDQVVLPGFGSFSTGNRSEREGRNPQTGEKIKIKASRVARFKAGKSLKEAVQEA
- the lon gene encoding endopeptidase La; the protein is MSNKNELITNDGVQSPLPVLPLRDVVVYPHMVIPLFVGREKSIKALEASMVENKQIFLVAQRKSSNDDPSANDVYTVGTVSSVLQLLKLPDGTVKVLVEGERRAYATQYSQEKGYLEAYLEPVEDVNTALTQQEIEIIMRSLMSQFEQYIKLNKKIPPEVLGSLASIEEPGRLADNIAAHLSLKVEDKQEVLEITDVGSRLERLMAALEGEIDLLHVEKRVRGRVKRQMEKSQREYYLNEQMKAIQKELGELGGEEGNEVEQMENAINKAGMPKEAKEKALSELQKLKMMSPMSAEATVIRNYLDWMLCVPWRKKNKIQFDLEKAEKLLDKEHYGLEKVKERITEYLAVQQRVKRIKGPILCLVGPPGVGKTSLGQSIANATGRTFIRIALGGVRDEAEIRGHRRTYIGSMPGKIIQKLCKAGVKNPLIMLDEVDKMAMDFRGDPASALLEVLDPEQNHTFSDHYLEVDYDLSDVMFIATANSLEIPAPLLDRMEVIRLPGYTEDEKVNIAVTYLVPKQIMLNGLKNDEITISEGAIHEIIRHYTREAGVRNLEREVASICRKVVKEILTSKRTKKVVVTRNNIEKYLGIKKFRYGLAEQYDQVGQVTGLAWTSVGGELLIIEASMMTGKGKVTHTGQLGEVMQESIQAAMTVVRGRSKSLHITDDFYDKKDFHIHVPEGATPKDGPSAGIGMCTALVSVLTQIPVRADVAMTGEITLRGQVLPIGGLKEKLLAAHRGGIKHVIIPEENKKDLDEIPDNVLRKLKVHPVKTIDQVLEIALSANPFQREGGLDENSTDEVKTLKKSENNDLQAH